In one Dermatophagoides farinae isolate YC_2012a chromosome 4, ASM2471394v1, whole genome shotgun sequence genomic region, the following are encoded:
- the LOC124500452 gene encoding uncharacterized protein LOC124500452 translates to MNSFNLFQNLSKNIDTNQLNDDTLLGADHLIEQLIQQQRNQQQQRHAPVGTNVGITQQIPPNHHQQQQHASSSTTTTLSDNHQMRLLLNHLIQQPPNQPQHYATTKDEFLALNTHQQREQYLLDRFEQFNLASSTANNNLTSPMMKDQLRQVLNEQQQQYHPSHHHHQQQPIQQQQPPTSMGYHHHQHIDDDQLSTASSSGGGGGIIGTGRITAKKLSLDETSTMTANVANARQQMPQPQQQPQLLQRTQSYEPVNFIQQPPQQSIPNHSSYGSDSVVSHGQLSQPVEDPLQLLKKYAASGNENFVPGALSVTDVEEIQRREAEERYHHEQEQKRNQQQRLQQQIVKSDESTAMVMDKYQMMVDTTNDSVANEMEFIEVQRNKHRNQQKQQPNQKLQKIPSTTPCKQHEQTQSSPQPPTKTPPPLQQQPPTSVILPQMPQLPKKAVWGSQSVDNVETQQQPQPQLSIAEIQRLQEEKEKEERRIRQEQQMQMNAAAILAQQQQQRSMKWATQPWQEQQTPVQIKTLTEIQAEEAEKQAALLRQQQQQQQEAMEAAIRRRQDPHSQGVFTPLSVIVAKGSGNQQQPPPGVWNGSPKPVRSGAAWDSGIVADDESQNHPSSQMTAASSQQINYKAAVAAGQKPKIDSLALRQVLKTNPKVKDQSLMMFVRNEIDNPEELYRSSVELLNKHFDNIDAIGFLNIVKDLGSPAEVSEYCQSYLGSNNVSKSFVKFFITRKTYLIKLKQQLEQERNKQSQTVTKKISNWNNAQEHEERVINYKSALSANNNKTSIQSSSSGQSPSNSNGNNHSSAHIKPATLKAQIVNNLNNKSANKGNDDINLMTIQVESMEEFDKWCLDVLRQNFELTIDAETFIGFLKDIASPDEINDYVQTYLGSNKISRDFAKNFITKRSYLRNKARQIEPYEDMCGPAPALTPGGVDNNGFVTVSSSNKKKRSKNKQSTT, encoded by the exons atgaattcattcaatttatttcagaatttatcgaaaaatatcgatacgaatcaattaaatgatgataccTTATTAGGTGCTGATCATCTTATCGAACAATTAATACAACAGCAacgaaatcaacaacaacaaaggcATGCACCAGTTGGCACAAATGTTGGAATTACTCAACAAATACCaccgaatcatcatcaacaacagcagcatgCATcctcatcgacaacaacaacattatcggataatcatcaaatgagattattattaaatcatCTTATACAACAACCACCGAATCAACCACAACATTATGCAACAACCAAAGATGAATTTCTTGCATTGAATACTCATCAACAAAGGGAACAATATCTATTGGATAGATTTGAACAATTTAATCTTGCATCATCAAcggctaataataatctcaCCAGTCCAATGATGAAAGATCAATTACGACAAGtattgaatgaacaacaacaacaatatcatccatcacatcatcatcatcaacaacaacctatacaacaacaacaaccaccaacaTCAATgggatatcatcatcatcagcacattgatgatgatcaattaagCACTGCCAGTAGTTCCGGAGGTGGCGGTGGTATTATTGGAACTGGACGTATAACTgccaaaaaattatcattagatgaaacatcaacaatgacaGCAAACGTTGCTAATGCTAGACAGCAAATGCCACAACCTCAACAACAGCCACAACTTTTACAACGTACACAATCCTATGAACCTGTAAATTTTATTCAGCAGCCGCCACAACAGTCCATTCcgaatcattcatcatatggATCTGATTCTGTGGTATCACACGGCCAATTATCGCAACCGGTTGAAGATCCATTACAATTGTTGAAGAAATATGCCGCTAGTGGTAATGAGAATTTCGTTCCAGGTGCATTATCCGTAACCGATGTTGAAGAAATACAACGACGTGAAGCTGAAGAAcgatatcatcatgaacaggaacaaaaaagaaatcaacaacaacgattacaacaacaaattgtgaAATCGGATGAATCTACAGCCATGGTAATGGATAAATATCAAATGATGGTCGATACGACTAATGATTCGGTTGccaatgaaatggaatttaTTGAAGTTCAACGAAATAAGCAtcgaaatcaacaaaaacaacaaccaaatcaaaaattacaaaaaattccatcaacAACACCTTGTAAACAACATGAACAGACACAATCATCACCGCAACCTCCTACGAAAACTCCACCCCcactacaacaacagccgCCAACATCAGTTATCCTACCACAAATGCCACAATTGCCTAAAAAAGCTGTATGGGGTAGTCAAAGTGTTGACAATGTTgaaacacaacaacagcctCAACCACAGCTTAGTATTGCTGAAATTCAACGACTTCAAGAGGAAAAGGAAAAAGAAGAACGACGTATCCGTCAAGAACAACAGATGCAAATGAATGCAGCAGCAATTCTTgctcaacaacagcaacaacgatCAATGAAGTGGGCAACACAACCATGGCAAGAACAGCAGACACCCGTTCAGATCAAAACATTAACAGAAATTCAAGCGGAAGAAGCAGAAAAACAGGCAGCCTTATTAcgtcagcagcagcaacaacaacaagaagcaATGGAAGCAGCAATTCGTCGACGACAAGATCCACATTCTCAAGGGGTTTTTACACCTTTATCGGTGATTGTAGCCAAAGGTTCGggaaatcaacaacaaccaccacctgGTGTTTGGAACGGATCACCAAAACCTGTACGATCTGGTGCCGCCTGGGATTCTGGAATAGtagctgatgatgaatcacaAAATCATCCATCATCACAGATGACAGCGGCATCTTCACAACAAATCAACTATAAAGCTGCTGTTGCAGCCGGACAAAAACCGAAGATTGATAGTTTAGCATTACGACAAGTGCTCAAAACAAATCCCAAAGTGAAG GATCAATCACTTATGATGTTCGTCCGTAATGAAATCGACAATCCTGAGGAATTGTATCGTTCTTCAGTGGAATTGTTGAACAAACATTTCGATAATATTGATG CCATTGGTTTTTTGAACATTGTGAAAGATCTTGGTTCACCAGCTGAAGTATCGGAATATTGTCAATCATATCTTGGTAGTAATAatgtttcaaaatcatttgtaaaatttttcatcacacGAAAAACGTATctgataaaattgaaacaacaactgGAACAAGAG agAAATAAACAATCACAAACCGTGACAAAGAAAATATCCAATTGGAATAATGCACAAGAACACGAAGAACGAGTGATCAATTACAAATCGGCATTATcagctaataataataagacatcaattcaatcgtcgtcgtcgggacaatcaccatcaaatAGTAATGGTAACAATCATTCAAGCGCACATATCAAGCCAGCTACACTGAAAGCACAGATTGTCAATAatcttaataataaatcagcAAACAAAGGAAATGAT GATATAAATCTAATGACCATACAGGTTGAATCAATGGAAGAATTCGATAAATGGTGTCTAGATGTACTTAGACAAAATTTTGAGCTTACCATTgatg CTGAAACATTCATTGGTTTCTTGAAGGACATTGCATCGCCtgatgaaattaatgattatGTACAAACATATCTGGGCAGTAATAAAATTTCCCGTGATTTTgccaaaaattttattactAAACGAAGCTATCTTCGTAATAAAGCCCGACAAATTGAACCATATGAg GATATGTGTGGTCCAGCACCAGCTTTAACACCTGGTGGTGTGGATAATAATGGCTTCGTTACTGTATCCAGttcgaataaaaagaaacgaagtaaaaataaacaatcaacaacataa